The following are from one region of the Euleptes europaea isolate rEulEur1 chromosome 11, rEulEur1.hap1, whole genome shotgun sequence genome:
- the POMK gene encoding protein O-mannose kinase gives MEKKSHSVKTDLMQKVIPPVLFLLLAVLLLNLFLYQYLSKVSVSYGKSNLGHSVCPHGYFRLGTLKNCSPWLSCEAIRSEVRKLKRVGEGAVKRVFLSEWKENKVALSQLTTLELREDFLHGLQMLKSLQSKRVVKLLGFCEEDFLILTEYHPFGSLKNLNQILNLPKYKNYNWWHRRFMLAIDYVSIIHFLHNSPLGTLVMCDSSDLDKVLSQYLLTSDFHILVNDLDALPLVNRSVGGLVRCGHQELQGEFVAPEQLWPHGPERPFEDSLMPPYDEMTDIWKIPDVTNFLLGDAEGSDLVRFHLFDIHVACKKSPAERPSAEKVLDSYRKVLTSLVRGTVMPGTRDML, from the exons ATGGAGAAAAAATCCCACAGTGTGAAAACTGACCTTATGCAAAAGGTGATCCCGCCCGTTTTGTTTCTGCTGCTGGCTGTCCTGCTGCTGAACCTGTTCCTCTATCAATATCTCAGCAAGGTCTCTGTTTCCTATGGCAAGTCCAATCTGGGACACAGTGTTTGTCCGCATGGCTACTTCCGATTAGGAACCCTGAAGAACTGCTCACCGTGGTTATCTTGCGAGGCCATAAGAAGTGAGGTCCGCAAACTGAAACGTGTGGGTGAAGGCGCTGTGAAACGG GTCTTCCTTTCCGAGTGGAAAGAAAACAAAGTTGCTCTTTCACAGTTAACAACGCTGGAGCTGCGGGAGGACTTCCTTCATGGGCTGCAGATGCTGAAATCTCTACAAAGCAAGCGTGTGGTCAAACTTCTCGGCTTTTGTGAAGAGGATTTCCTGATTCTAACGGAGTACCATCCCTTTGGCTCCTTGAAGAATCTGAATCAGATACTGAACCTTCCAAAATACAAGAACTACAATTGGTGGCACCGCAGGTTCATGCTGGCTATAGATTATGTGAGCATCATCCATTTCCTGCACAACAGTCCTCTGGGCACCCTTGTGATGTGTGACTCCAGTGACTTGGATAAAGTACTCTCGCAGTATTTACTAACCAGCGACTTCCACATCCTTGTGAATGACTTGGATGCCTTGCCCCTTGTGAACAGGAGCGTGGGAGGACTGGTCAGGTGTGGCCACCAGGAGCTTCAGGGTGAGTTTGTAGCTCCTGAGCAGCTGTGGCCTCACGGACCAGAAAGGCCGTTTGAAGACAGCCTCATGCCTCCATACGATGAAATGACAGACATATGGAAAATCCCCGATGTTACAAACTTTCTGTTGGGAGACGCAGAAGGGAGTGATCTTGTCAGGTTTCATTTGTTTGATATCCACGTGGCATGCAAGAAGAGCCCAGCCGAAAGGCCCTCGGCTGAGAAGGTTTTAGACTCGTACAGGAAAGTTCTAACATCTCTTGTTCGAGGAACGGTAATGCCAGGGACCAGGGACATGTTATAG